GATTAAAACGTTTTACTGCAGCAAAAAGACAGAGGTGAAAAGATTAtactagtacatgtatgtaatgaaTACTTGATCTTATTAtataaacaagtttttgtgACTACCATGTGCTTGTACTATGAGACACACAACTGGAGCATCTTGGAAGACTAGGGTACCAGTGAGAAACACAGcctcacttaaaggcagtggacactattggtaaatactaaaattaattattagcattaaaccttacttggtaataagtaatggggagctgttgaaagtaataaaaaaaaattgtgagaaacggctccccctgaagtaacatagttttcgagaaagaagtaacttttaaggaatttgattttgagtcctcagaattagtttttgaggtctcgaaatcaagcatctgaaagcacacaacttcgtgtgacaagggtgttttttctttcattttatcttagcaacttcgacgaccagttgagctcaaatttttacagttttttgtgtgtgcatatgttgagatacaccaactgagaagactatagtcagtaccaatagtgtccagtgtctttaagagcaaCCATTAAACAAGGCAACTTGCAAGTATGCTTCAGGACCACTGGTGTTGACTTTGGTATGAAAGGCAACAGTACATCACAACAAGTACAAATAAAGTTAGTTTAAACTATTGAACAAAAATCTTAAACATTTAACATACTTTGAATATTGctctaatacatgtacatgaatataactacatgtacatgtgcgtGTACATGTATCGTTAAACGTAAACTACTTAATTTTAACTGAATATGCGTTAAAAAAAATCCCTCTTAACTGGAAAATGTAATTCTGTTTAAAAATACTTGTTCTGAGTATAACTATTTCATGTAAATGCCTAAGTACAAATTCTattgatatttatttcaaaattaaatcCCATCTAAAAAAATTGCCGTACAAAGGAGacttaaatttacaaaaattaaaaatattaagtaCACAAAAAGTACATCGTTTTATTGAAGCATTTGTATAACTGTCAAGTTGAATTTGTAAAATGTATTGCATATGTTCACAATAAAGTTTAACGCCACGGTAAAGTGATTAATAAGCAACATGACAAACAAATTTCTtaatctttttttataaaacagtaCAGGATTTTTTTGTATAAGGGGCAAGGCCATaagttttgttaaaaaagcacAAAATGTATGTACAATGTCTTTGGGCACATTTCAAAGGCCAAAAGCTGGacaataaaaaagtgttttctgACTGGAGACTGGGCAAACTGTTGCACTAGGCCAATTTCAGGCACACCAATAATTGGTTGACACACAAAATGTGTAGAAAAAGGTTACCGGCCATCCTATGGTGAAAATGTTAATAGCTGGTTCCCACATCTCCAGCTTTGAAAGATACCTGTAAAAAATGAAGAACATCTGCACAACAAAGCAGTGctcaaaaacaattgttaacagTTGTAGGCATTTCTAGTTCTAAAAATGTGGGCTCTGAAAGTCTAAAAAGGCATGCAAATTACTAAGCAATTTGCGCAGCAGAGCAAAGAAATCATACTAACTTATATTAGAATGGTAAGTACAAAAACGTCAGTATCCTACTATTGCTTAAGCATCAATAGCAAAGACTATAGAGCGCCGAAGTCTTGGAGCGTGAAACAAGAATGTTGCATGGGCACCAATTCAGctcacaattgttttattatacaaTTGATATTGATGGTCATCTGCACTGATCAACTGTTTCATCAAAAGGGTAGCTTGCTAAATTGGCGTCCAGTGAACTTTCCCATTTCAGCCCAAGTCCTCTATCTTGTCATCAAGCAGTCAAAGCATTTTGTCACGTTTTTTTTAGGGCACCAGAGTAAAGATTGGGGTATAAAAGCAATTGTTGCAAATAAGCAATTTGCAAGCTAGATtggaataatgtctggtacaatgacttgcttagttacaAGTAACTACtgacatttgaattcctcagactttAGTAATAGTTGGTATGTTAAAATGGTCAGGGGCAAGCTATTTCattgcaacctccagatgagcaaaccctggtaccattgtgacatacacattcattcagaatgtAATACGCAAAAGCTTacccgaatcatgtgacatagcctCTGCCACTATCAGAGGAATTCAAAGCAGTAACTTGTGATCCAGCATATAATTGtaccaaacaaaattaaaatctaaaatttaaACGGCTAATTGACTCTGCCTCCTGCATGACGCTCAAAGCTGTGTCAAGATTTAcaatcaaacaatttgtttaatttcactCAATATTTTCATTTAACAACACAAGCTTGTCATCATGGTGCAAACCATCTTGGTTATGTTCCCTGTATGGACACGACACCATAGCAGTGAGTGTCATTACTCAAAACGCAGCCAGACTATCTTCCCTCCCTGCTTTGGATAGGCTGTGTCTGAAACGGCgccttcggctacagctacggctagatcagcgcgtctgccagtgttgaagaataggcagacatGAGAGATCTAGCCGCAACTGTAGCTAAAGTCGTCGTTTCAAAAACAGCCTTACACTGATTTTAAAGGGAGGTGGAATCAAACAAGATAGCTAATTCATGACAATAAGGCTATCTTGGGAACCCCTTTCAAACTACTGTACATTTTTAAGAGCAAATGTTGTGTCAGCCTGAACAGTGAGTTACAAGTGAATATCCGAGTCATCTTTGACTGTTGGAGACTTACGTACATCTTTCTTTATCACCTCCATTTTCTGTTGTGTCACCTCCTTCCGTTGTCTCTTCTGCTGCTTCATCCTCAGCGACACTATTTTCTTTTCCGTTTTCAACAATCATGGGTTCAGTGTTGTCGGGTGAACTTTCCTTGGCCTCAGGGCTTTCTGGGGTTGTGTCTTGGGTTGCATCTTGGGCAGATGGCTCATCTTGATCAACCATCTCTGCTGATTCATTCTTCTCATCACTAGATTCCCAAATCTTCTCTTCTTCAGCTTGAGCCTCTTCAGCAAGCCGAAGAGCCTCCTCTTTAGCCTTTCTGGCTTGCTCCTCCTCCTTCAACCTATCTTCTTCTTTCTGTCTGTCCTCTTCATCTTTCTGTTCTTGTTCTTCTTCATCTTGTCTTCTCTGCTCAGCTTCCTTCTGTCGctgttcttcttcttcctgCCTCAATAGAGCCTCTTGTTTCTCCTTCTTTTTCCTGGCAATCTCCTCTTTCATCAACCTTTCACTCTCTTCATTTTCCTTCACCTTCAGTTGTAAGTTTTCAGCAAAGCTGAGGTGCTCCAGGGCGGATGTCATTCCTTCAAGTCCCTTTTCTACTTCACCAGCTGGCTTGCCAAGACCCGCTGAATCTGCCGCAGAGCCTTGAAACAAAACTCGCAAGGCTGCTGCTTTGTTGATGATTGTCCCAGACGTGGTCTCTATATTTTGTAAAGTACGCAGTAGAGCACTTAGTGACATTCTCTCTTCCGGTGGGATGTCTAGAAGAGGTGCTTCTTCCTTAGCCCCTGGCTCTGGAGATTGTGGTGTTTTGGCACCTGTGGATTTCTGACGTCCAAGAGCTGTACTGACTTTAAGACCTATTCCACGGAAGAAAGCTTTGGCACCACCAGCTTTAGACTCATCTGGTGTTGTAACTGGTGGGGTGGTTAGGGCAAGATCTGAGCGTGCTTTCTTAGCAGGAGTGTCCGAGTCTGTCGTTGTAACACCCTGAAATTAAAATAGAAACACGTTTTAGAGCTCAACAAAAAGACACTGATAAAAGTAACTactataaaataatatcaacaCAATTCCTGCTACTCTGTGGAAAGAATTTTATGCTCGAATAAAGGGGTTGTCTAAAGTTGTCATTATCGTTAAAGTTAGAAGTTTGGATTTACAACACAAACTCTCCCAAACCCCTTCCTCTCTGTGTACAAGTTACTTCTGTTTTGTTTCTCTCTTCTTCATTTCATGTCAACAATTTGTCAACAATATCGGTACAACGCTTCTAGCCCTCATCTCTACACTGTAGTATAAAAGCTTACATTTATGGACAAAAAAGCTCAATGTAAATATGAGAATACGGCTCAGGGACGCGCAGCCGTGGCGCtccttttcaaacacaatataaaCCTCTACTCtcacccctgggtgaagagaagcaattatgcaTTATGATTATAGGGAAgcgtcttgctgaaggacaaaACTGTCTCCtaaccaggatttgaacccacaccccaaTGACTAAACCATCAGGACTTAAATTTGATGCTCCAAACCACTTGGCGATGATACCCTAATTTACAACAGGTAAATAGGCTACTTTTGTGACACAACATTCTGGCAAGGACACATCAATACACAAGTCATATGCAAACTTACTTAATGTAGGAATGATTAATAACCCACAGGGTACCATACACATATATCAGTTATTTTCACATTTGATCCATGCAACAGGCTACTATGCATGCAACAGGCTACTATGCATGCAACAGGCTACTATATGCATGCAACCCTATGCATGACTGTTAAGCATGCGACAATCTACTTTCACATACATAACATTATTGTATAACAATTAAATCTTAaaaggcgctattccatcaagatcattgCGCACATGGAAGCAATTACCATGGAAAAAGATGAGTCTTTAGAACTTCACAAAATGCAGATAGAGAAACAGATTCCCTTATGACAGTAGAGAGATTGTTTcaaatcattggcccagctaCACTGACAGCTTTTTGACCTAGAACTCTGTTTGCTCGGGGAACAATCAAGTGAGTTGTGgaccaaaaaaaaattgcggaAGAGTGTAATGTTATCCTAAAGTGGAAATACATATatgaggtgtagttttgttCAAGCATTTAAAACAAGAAGAGTAATCTTAAAAAGGATTCGTTCTCTAATTGGTAGCCAATGAAATTCCCCAATACGCAAATTTAGGTAAAAACCCAAAAGTGCATCTGTCATGTGATAGTGATTGGACCAGCAAGAATTCAACTCAcgatcatgaatatgtataaggtATGAATTTTATTATGAGTGAGAATTCAAATTGAAACtaatcaatgtttgttttaataacaGATAATTTTTCCTTGGTCTTGACATGGATGGCTCGGTTTCTGTATAGTGTTCAAGCaaatgcacattttaaaattgtgaaaacaCAAACAGTACCAATCaccctgagaaaaaaaaaactttaaaatgctttcctttttgaaCTAGTAGAAACACAAATTACCTCCCACAATATACCATTAAAAACAAGTCATGGTTTAACACCATTATTTTGACAATTCAACTAATTAATAGCCTGGTCAACAATCCCTTGAGATAGACTTTTTAACAATGGAAATATTTACCAAGTCATATCCAAAgctctttttgttttacaatttgttgAACAAAGTCAATTACCTCATACTCGTTAAcagaagtaaacaaaaaagtattaGGATTAGGGTTGGAAGAGAAATCAGATAAATTAAGGGTTGGGTGAGTAGGTACGTTTGTAATTAAATTACAACAAATTGTTATTCTATGTCTCAATGCAAATGCATTTCTTTAGGGACCGTTGCCTCACAAGCTCTTCTTCTAAAATGGATCCCTCTCGCAGTGTCATATACTTATTTTCAACTTCATAAATCTTTACTTTTCTGTACTgtactctttaaaggcagtggacactattggtaattactcaaaataattattagcataaaaccttacttggtaacgagtaatggggagaggttaatagcataaaacattgtgagaaacggctccctctgaagtgacttagtttttgagaaagaagatattttcaacaacttttctttcgaaacctcagaattagattttgaggtctcaaaatcaagcatatgaaagcacataacttcggtggaccaagggtgtttttactttcattattatctcgcaactctgacgaccaattgacctcaaactttcacaggtttttttttatgcatatgttgagatacaccaagtgagaagactggtctttgacaattaccaatagtgtccagtgtctttatttaaaaaataataacaataaagactagtaatgcgcacatatccaccctgctgagtGTTCGAGGCGCAGTAAAAccgaaaaaggaaacaaaagaaaacaaacacaacaaaattagtccttgaaaacctgtgacatcagaagacaaattttgagaagagatttgaatgttgtggtacaaagacaagatctacgATTTAGTGGTACAGAGTGAtgagctgaagaaaaagacctgtcacccagGAGTGTTGAGACTTGGATTCAAACTGATTGCTCTTGAGtgataggccgtgtccgaaacgacgacttcggctacagctacgtctagatcagtgcgtctaccagtgttgaagaataggcagacgcgcgcgatctagccgtagctgtagccgaagacgccgtttcggacacggccataatgtcttttttttttttttgaatcccggtcgtgacacttgtgtccctgagcaagacactttactattgcttctctccacccaggggtaaatgggtacctgtgagggcagatatggttcttgtgattggtttagccgagtagcgcatatattgcgcacaggctgtatactccccagggagctgagatggtttaaggaaatgatttaaggccaggtgaccaggggtaataatgtcggaagcgctttgagacaccctcgGGCGCGAAAAGCGCGTTATAGAAAtgggttatttttattataattattatgaagTGGAATAACAACAGATGATGAAAATGAAACTGAAAGTTTGAGATGAGTGTAACAGGATGATATCATGATTGGGGTTTACCTCCATTTCATCACTTGAACATTCGCCATTCTGATAGGAATCATACATGTCCTGAATGCATGCGTGTTGAGGGAAAAATGAACACGGTTAATCAACTTCAATCAAATCCAATGCATTACTCACTAGATTGCTCACAATGtctaaaatttcaaaatttgatcACAACACGAATTAATATATAATGGATGAAGCCGAGCAACTTAATAAAAGCAGACTCAAATTCTAGTGGCTAAGACATCaggctgtgggttcgaatcccggtcatcaCACTTGAAAAGTGAACTGTCTAAAATTGCCCAAGCTTTTGAGCACTGTGTAGAATCTACCATTGCAATGTATAGGGTTAAAAACATGCCTTAGATTTCATTCCGATGGGTCATGCTTTTATCAAACCATCCTCATGTATAATTTGAGACTGAACTAGTGAACTAGTTTTGTCtctgtgtattttgtttatataggTATTCAGTTTAATTTGGCATTAGTCATTCACACAGCAAACAAGATTAACAAACAGCATTGTATAACCCCGGTGGGCGGGTTGGCCTGCCCAGAACTCTATGCAAAATACAATGTGCTGCCCAGCaaagatttcccccagattgcacttcagcaatgatctttggtggatttagagcccaccactaaaattggttaAGCTACACCAGTGTTAACAATTTAATTGGATATAATCAAATGGAGGAATATGAAATGTTGATTGTACCCAGCTGCAGTTGATCAGTTATGCAATTTTGGGTTTCTTAGCTGTCCCAATGGAAATCAGGAAAAACTGTTTGACGTGAAAGACACTGTCCTCTTTATCTAAAAAAATTCAGGATTAtctccacatacatgtacaagtagtcTAGAAATATTGTACGCACTAGGAACTTGTTAATGACCCATCCTTCGCTACATCTGCAAACtacacaaaaatattgaaacCTGTGGCACAAATTGTGACTTCTTCCGTTTTCCTTTTTCCTAATatcagtttgtaaaaaaaaaattgcccgtTCAAAATGCCACAGTAATGGCATTTTGTTGTATGAGTTGGGATGAGTTTACATTGGTTGTAGGATGGAACTGGCATAAAACCAGTGCACTGAAGTGGACCACAAGTCACCACAGATAATAATATcgtagtcttatatagcgcacgtatctaccaaacaaggtactcaaggcactgagtatatacaaactttcagaaagataggtaatggcagtgatgaattctggaCCCTATTaattagcaccttataagggtttacaaggtgctacggcgcctacagcagccacagccaggaacactggggcgaaccccttctctttgcgataagtgcactgggttcttttacatgccttacacaacacatgggaccaacggctttcatcccatccaaaggacgaagccatggttatgtgtcttgcttaaggacacaagtgtcacagcttgggattcgaacccacactctgctgatcagaaacaccaaagtttgaattcggtgctcttaacagctCGGCTACGACACTTCCACTGAACATCAATGTACATTACAATGGGCTTACTGAAGTGCCCTTGTGATGTCTTTTACACAATGAAACAATGGACCCCACACAGGAATTATTGGGTCAATCTGAAACCTACAAGGTAACTATTATGAAAAGAGAATAACAGAACAATAAAAGGACCCCACAAACCAGACCTCTaaggttgtgtgtgtgtgtgtgagtagATACACATCACACTCAATAAACCGAGgacctttaaaaaaagaggacaatagagtCCACAGTTTGGGAAAgatccacagttggaaaacgtgtacaaaaccaatgggagctgttgcaaaaaagtataaacaaaagagggacaataggaggtccacggttgtaGGCGGTTGCTTGGGTGTATGTGTGTACAATATAGCTGTGCGTCTTACCATTCTAGGTCTCTTACTGGGAGCTCTTCTTCCTTTACATTTAGGTCTGGATTTACCCAAGTGTTTCAAAGCTGGCGTCTCAACGGTTACTTCATCCAACTGTAAAACAATCATAAATAGGGTTGTGAATCTACATTTCATTTTCCTTAATGGTAACCTGTTAACCATTTCTATTGATTCAATTCTAAATTGAGAAATGGAAACATGGTGTAGGGTGCCTGTGATCGTCGGTGCTGGCTCTCTAGTTACTGTGTGTCTTTTGAGCCAACCTGTGACAGGTTACAGAGGTCTCTCTCTTTAATTTGACACATGACAAACACCAATGTTTGACCCTACCTTTACAGACGCTGGACActggattttgagacctaaattttaaggcagtggacactattggtaattgtcaaagactagccttcacagttggtgtatctcaacatatatataaaataactaacctgtgaacatttgagctcaatcggtcattgaagttgcaagataataatgaaagaaaaaaacacccttgtcacaccaagttgtgtgcgtttagatggttgatttcgagacctcaagttctaaatctgaggtctcgaaatcaaattcgtggaaaattacttctttctcaaaaactatggcacttcagagggagccgtttatcacaatattttataccatcaacctctccccattactcgtcaccaagaaaatttttatgcaaataattactttgagtaattaccaatagtgtccactgcctttaaccatttagaaaattattaattttttttaaaggttacaCGATTTAACATCTCAACCCTAGACACAATCAGGAAATAAATGAGCGACATTATAAATCCATCAGAATACAGCACAATTTTTTCTAAAAACCAATATTAACTTAAACAATAAATGCTAGTTCAGTATTAAGTGAATATTTGTTTCATCCTGCCTTCATTCCGTTAGCAAATCCAACATTTTAAGTCCTCCAtaattctgttttgttttgatagCATTTCCTCTTTCAGTTCAGTCCCTGTTAAGTATTTGTTTGCAGATCAGTTAAATGTTCTTGActattttaatttagttttgtaTGAGGTTTGTCTaggtttaataaataataatatcaataacagatataatcaggtgaggtttgtgatAGCACcacgtgtaaatctcttttgagtagtgtggGTTCTGAAAACCAAGTTgataacttaaaggaacgttacagaattggtaagaaacaaaaatcgtgaatatcacagatttacataaaacttacatgatctaatgatgatgatagtagaaaacatcccttgaaatatttctgtctgaaatgtcatatttgatgagaaataaataatctaacttcgcgtaattggagtttattgctcagtgagcgctttattcatttttattttgacatcaatgcaatgcaaaatttgtgatcggtttttcaccattttctcatgacccagatggccgatcgatctcaaactactacaggtttgtcagtttatgtatctggtggattacataaagtgcttccactgccagcaactgttttgttagcaaaaaccaattctgtaatgttcctttaacagttcCTTCTGTGATTATATTCCCACCATATATAAAGTGTCAaatcaaacttttaaaaaaatgatgagAAAATTATCATGTAGCTGTTACAAGCTGCTTACCAATCGAAAGGACCTATGGTACAGtatataagcacaacaaaagtgaaTAGGccgacatttcgaccctagcagagtctttcttaaatCAAAATATGATGTACACtatttaacatttgttttaacaGAAAAGCCTTTGCAAAAGACTCTTCTTTTTGCTGTTAATTAAGGCTAGTTCAGATTGTTATCACTAGTTTCCTAAATGTCCaggcatataataataatgtgaacCAGCAAAGTCATGTTAAATGATGTTAAAGTAACTATGCTAGtgttattggggggggggggataagggaaagggggggggggcaactcaCATTGATGTTAATGATAGTGATGACATCACCGGATATTGCTTGATTGAGTTGATTAATCCATTTCTCTTGCTCGTTAGTGTCATCACATGAAAGCACCCACTGTAATCAatatcaacaaacaaaatatccaCAATCATCAACTAACAATCAACACATTCTCAGAAATGACTGGGGACTTTTTCAAAATCTCAGCTATGGCTCTGGGATTCGGCACCAGACTCTGGCCTCCAGCTGCGGGCTACGTTTGATATTGAAACACCACGCACCTTGCACACTACTCCAAATATGGTggcagagcccaagccagagcctaaagccaaggttttaaaaatgtccCTGGTCTCCATTTTATGAAGCTGTTTAAAGAAAATAGTTAACAAATTTATCTGTTTAGGAAAGCTACAGCGAACCAGCCATAAGCTATTGTACATTACTCTAAAAGGTTGACTGGGTCAAAACTTCAGTCCGAGATCATTTTATACTCTAGGTTGTACGGTTACAGTTGTGACACATTCATGCATCAACTATGTGTACatttgtgcatacatgtacagcacTACTGATGTTTAAACAATTCTAGATCATTGGGAAAACCCATGTGATCATCACACAAACTTGCAATTCCATAAAACAGTGGTCTGTTGGCCATTAGGGTTTGTACAACATTTTTCTTGGGGACTTGCCAGCGTTTTTCACTGTCCATGTACAGCATATAATCTAATGGCTTCCTTAACATTGTTGTTTATAATGGAAAGGAATTTGAAGTCAAGGCCCTCAGTTGTTTCAAGTGGAAATTGGCAAGCTGACCACATTCATTTGTACTGGATCGGATTTAAAGTCTGATTGATTGAACACTCCGAGTATTGCTCCAGTTAATGCTACCTTGTACATAGCTGACGATTGGCAAGACCtacaatgtatctgattggtCCAACTTTCTTGCTGTAGGTAGTCTGCCCTCAGGCCCTTTTTCTAGATTTTGTCATTTACagaatttttagtttttttaagtATTGTCTTTGACAAGTTTTGTTATTCATTGTTGTGCTTTGAAATTCAGGTTGTATTTGTCAAGGTTTTAGACCTACACGGTGATGTCGTACAGCTGCAGACCATTCCATGAACTGGGGCAAACCTCCTTCTTAAGAaaaagtgtactgggttctttaaccCTTTAACGAGTAGAGACCATAGCAGCACAAGTACCAAAATGCACATAGCAGCTGCAA
Above is a window of Asterias rubens chromosome 11, eAstRub1.3, whole genome shotgun sequence DNA encoding:
- the LOC117296883 gene encoding vicilin-like seed storage protein At2g18540 isoform X2; this encodes MPPQKILTSEGISGVLNLKVGKAGRRGVAKWKKKYAVMRQDALHLYEGQDDNGRGEDESHTVYLTKYKECIYVVDKKGKKKGGFALVPADSTYEQWVLSCDDTNEQEKWINQLNQAISGDVITIININLDEVTVETPALKHLGKSRPKCKGRRAPSKRPRMGVTTTDSDTPAKKARSDLALTTPPVTTPDESKAGGAKAFFRGIGLKVSTALGRQKSTGAKTPQSPEPGAKEEAPLLDIPPEERMSLSALLRTLQNIETTSGTIINKAAALRVLFQGSAADSAGLGKPAGEVEKGLEGMTSALEHLSFAENLQLKVKENEESERLMKEEIARKKKEKQEALLRQEEEEQRQKEAEQRRQDEEEQEQKDEEDRQKEEDRLKEEEQARKAKEEALRLAEEAQAEEEKIWESSDEKNESAEMVDQDEPSAQDATQDTTPESPEAKESSPDNTEPMIVENGKENSVAEDEAAEETTEGGDTTENGGDKERCT
- the LOC117296883 gene encoding MAP7 domain-containing protein 2-like isoform X1, giving the protein MPPQKILTSEGISGVLNLKVGKAGRRGVAKWKKKYAVMRQDALHLYEGQDDNGRGEDESHTVYLTKYKECIYVVDKKGKKKGGFALVPADSTYEQWVLSCDDTNEQEKWINQLNQAISGDVITIININLDEVTVETPALKHLGKSRPKCKGRRAPSKRPRMDMYDSYQNGECSSDEMEGVTTTDSDTPAKKARSDLALTTPPVTTPDESKAGGAKAFFRGIGLKVSTALGRQKSTGAKTPQSPEPGAKEEAPLLDIPPEERMSLSALLRTLQNIETTSGTIINKAAALRVLFQGSAADSAGLGKPAGEVEKGLEGMTSALEHLSFAENLQLKVKENEESERLMKEEIARKKKEKQEALLRQEEEEQRQKEAEQRRQDEEEQEQKDEEDRQKEEDRLKEEEQARKAKEEALRLAEEAQAEEEKIWESSDEKNESAEMVDQDEPSAQDATQDTTPESPEAKESSPDNTEPMIVENGKENSVAEDEAAEETTEGGDTTENGGDKERCT